A region from the Flexibacter flexilis DSM 6793 genome encodes:
- a CDS encoding PD-(D/E)XK nuclease family transposase encodes MLGNLDNEVIFKKAFTDKTVFKAFVRDILGIEVEVEKIETEKKFEPKIGYVDFELDIFAESIDKRICIEIQRIEYDHHFDRFLHYFLMLIAEQQRNSKEYNIERTVYVIVVLTAPYKISEKNGKPILDEVLLLNLNPQTLQGEIRDLYGHQFVCLNPNHPNNETPQQIRDWLDLIYQSIHSPERPVLNTKNEGIRKAVELISFDNLTPEERAKAKDKEAAKVVLAKTEQHTKLEIAKNGISKGYSNEIIADLTGLTVEQIEALRNKKD; translated from the coding sequence ATGCTTGGCAACTTAGACAACGAAGTAATTTTCAAAAAAGCCTTTACGGATAAAACCGTATTTAAGGCTTTTGTCCGCGATATTTTAGGCATTGAAGTAGAAGTGGAAAAAATAGAAACCGAAAAGAAGTTTGAGCCTAAAATTGGTTATGTTGATTTTGAATTAGACATTTTCGCCGAAAGCATAGACAAACGAATATGTATTGAAATTCAGCGAATAGAATATGACCACCATTTTGACAGATTTCTACACTATTTTTTGATGCTCATTGCCGAACAGCAAAGAAATAGCAAAGAGTATAACATTGAAAGAACCGTTTATGTGATTGTGGTTTTGACTGCACCTTACAAGATTAGCGAGAAAAATGGCAAACCCATTCTTGATGAGGTTTTGTTGCTTAACCTCAATCCGCAAACCCTACAAGGCGAAATCAGGGATTTGTATGGACATCAATTTGTTTGCTTAAATCCAAATCACCCAAACAATGAAACACCACAGCAGATTAGAGATTGGTTAGACTTAATTTATCAGTCTATTCACAGTCCTGAAAGGCCTGTTTTGAATACAAAAAACGAAGGCATTAGAAAGGCAGTTGAATTGATAAGTTTTGATAATTTGACCCCAGAAGAACGGGCAAAGGCTAAAGACAAAGAGGCTGCAAAAGTTGTTTTGGCTAAAACAGAACAACACACAAAACTTGAAATTGCGAAAAATGGCATTTCAAAAGGCTACAGCAATGAAATCATTGCAGATTTGACAGGCTTAACAGTGGAACAGATAGAGGCATTGCGTAACAAAAAAGACTAA
- a CDS encoding DUF5694 domain-containing protein, producing the protein MKIYILSFAFLLSFLSENTHAQQAKKPKEVLLIGTFHFNNPGADLAKTDKFDVMSEKSQKELEAITSKIKAFAPDKVFVEWDYNEAAELDSLYALYMANQYFDYVAKKYPKNAFFKENEIFQLAFRIAKSRQLPKVYGIDIKTDFAFDSLLVALEKAQQTTLKDKIFERIKEFEQRDNTNRKKYTLTQLILESNKQSNRNFDLGSYITLFNPAGKFTDLTGADLVASWYRRNLLMYSFVQKITEQKDDKIVVLLGASHIALFKQFIDLDENYKVVELKDILAK; encoded by the coding sequence ATGAAAATCTATATTTTATCTTTTGCTTTTCTTTTATCTTTTCTATCAGAAAATACGCACGCACAACAGGCCAAAAAACCAAAAGAAGTGCTGCTTATTGGCACATTTCATTTTAATAATCCTGGGGCAGATTTGGCCAAAACCGACAAATTTGACGTAATGTCCGAAAAGTCGCAAAAGGAATTGGAGGCCATTACTTCCAAAATAAAAGCCTTTGCGCCAGACAAAGTTTTTGTAGAATGGGATTATAACGAAGCTGCCGAATTGGATAGTTTATATGCGTTGTACATGGCAAATCAATACTTCGATTATGTGGCCAAGAAATATCCTAAAAACGCGTTTTTTAAGGAAAATGAAATATTTCAATTGGCTTTCCGAATCGCCAAATCGCGCCAACTTCCGAAAGTGTACGGCATTGACATCAAAACGGATTTTGCCTTTGATAGTCTATTAGTTGCCCTCGAAAAAGCACAACAAACGACACTCAAAGACAAAATATTTGAACGCATAAAAGAGTTTGAGCAGCGCGACAATACGAACCGCAAAAAATACACGCTCACGCAACTTATTTTGGAAAGTAATAAGCAGAGCAACCGAAATTTTGACCTTGGCTCTTATATTACACTATTCAATCCTGCGGGGAAATTTACGGATTTGACGGGCGCGGATTTGGTGGCCAGTTGGTACAGACGCAATCTACTCATGTATTCCTTTGTACAGAAAATCACCGAACAAAAAGATGATAAAATTGTAGTGCTGTTGGGCGCAAGTCATATTGCTTTATTCAAACAATTTATTGATTTGGATGAAAATTATAAAGTAGTCGAACTCAAAGACATTTTAGCGAAATAA
- a CDS encoding DUF2279 domain-containing protein, producing the protein MKKLFLWWLNALILSTVFFQSKAQTLPADTLLMPLPNAQFSHKKLLYGGGAAYTLGMVGLDRLWYAKEPRSNFHFFDDSGEWLQIDKAGHFYTSYQISRAATGLLLQTNMPRRRALWVGGVTGLVLMTPIEILDGFSSAYGASLSDELANASGAALLLSQTLLWGELRIQPRWSYTPTGWAKYRPNVLGSNGVERALKDYNGQTYWLSVNVRSFVPQAQWWPKWLCLAAGYGGNGMLGGHDNHWTDAQNQTFNYDHVRRYRQYYLSLDVDFTKIRTRKAWVRTLLYSLGHFHVPAPALSFSKPQGLRGHWLYF; encoded by the coding sequence ATGAAAAAACTTTTTTTATGGTGGCTTAATGCCCTGATTTTGAGCACTGTTTTTTTTCAGAGTAAAGCCCAAACCCTTCCCGCCGACACGCTACTAATGCCTTTGCCAAATGCGCAATTTTCGCACAAAAAGCTACTGTACGGCGGCGGCGCGGCTTATACCTTGGGCATGGTGGGGCTGGACAGACTTTGGTACGCGAAAGAGCCTCGTAGCAATTTTCATTTTTTCGACGACAGCGGCGAATGGCTACAAATCGACAAAGCAGGACATTTTTATACGAGCTACCAGATTAGCCGCGCAGCCACAGGGCTATTGCTCCAAACCAATATGCCGCGCCGTCGCGCCTTGTGGGTGGGTGGTGTTACGGGCTTGGTACTGATGACACCCATTGAGATTTTGGACGGATTTTCGTCGGCTTATGGCGCGTCGCTTTCCGATGAGTTGGCCAATGCGTCGGGGGCGGCTCTGCTGCTTTCCCAAACGCTGCTTTGGGGCGAGTTGCGCATACAACCGCGCTGGTCATACACGCCGACGGGTTGGGCAAAATACAGGCCTAATGTATTGGGTAGCAATGGAGTAGAACGCGCATTGAAAGATTATAACGGTCAAACTTATTGGCTTTCGGTGAATGTGCGTAGTTTTGTGCCGCAGGCGCAATGGTGGCCAAAATGGTTGTGCTTGGCGGCGGGATACGGTGGAAATGGAATGTTAGGAGGCCACGATAACCACTGGACAGACGCGCAAAACCAAACGTTCAATTATGACCACGTGCGCCGCTACCGACAATATTACCTTTCGTTGGACGTGGATTTTACTAAAATCCGTACGCGAAAAGCATGGGTGCGCACGCTGCTGTACAGCTTAGGGCATTTTCATGTGCCTGCGCCTGCGCTCTCTTTTAGCAAGCCGCAAGGCCTGCGAGGGCATTGGCTTTATTTCTAA
- a CDS encoding DUF2834 domain-containing protein, with product MKNIYLLLAAIGTLLPLSQFYQFLAVNGLDIPLFFEQLFANKISSFFAMDVLVSAAVTVSLIVVETKRIGIKNTWICYVGLFLAGVSCGLPLFLFLREKSLEKRAN from the coding sequence ATGAAAAATATTTATTTGCTGCTGGCCGCCATCGGGACGCTATTGCCTCTCTCTCAATTTTATCAATTTTTGGCTGTAAATGGTTTAGATATTCCGCTGTTTTTTGAACAATTATTTGCCAATAAAATATCCTCTTTTTTCGCAATGGACGTATTGGTTTCGGCGGCGGTTACTGTGTCTTTAATTGTCGTTGAAACCAAAAGAATCGGCATTAAAAATACTTGGATTTGTTATGTTGGCTTGTTTTTGGCGGGCGTGTCTTGTGGGCTGCCGTTATTTTTATTTCTGCGAGAAAAAAGTCTCGAAAAGCGAGCCAATTAA
- a CDS encoding DUF3885 domain-containing protein — MMTKEDFQNLWNLNYPNTVPISHLFKHDYSDRWFRIHSLPASKRYAENENEWEILLSRQNEIITDLLGLETPIVTVTGEYNWGDNRQIHVTDEEEIFKSFSFVRLDKIQLNKIDAEQYDEPNIYSPAFAQTIWKPNYHDKLLREIANDNTRAFFVSFDKNIIVAPYDGGVDFILKDNQTRDNYKEKYKQWLSEREDGL, encoded by the coding sequence ATGATGACAAAAGAAGATTTTCAAAACTTATGGAATTTGAATTACCCGAATACAGTGCCGATTTCGCATCTATTTAAACACGACTATTCTGACAGGTGGTTTAGAATTCATAGTTTGCCAGCATCAAAACGTTATGCAGAGAATGAAAACGAATGGGAAATTCTTCTTTCAAGACAAAACGAAATAATTACTGACTTGTTGGGACTTGAAACACCAATTGTAACTGTGACAGGTGAATATAATTGGGGTGACAACCGACAAATTCACGTAACAGACGAAGAAGAAATATTCAAGTCTTTTTCATTTGTACGGCTCGACAAAATTCAACTGAATAAAATTGACGCTGAACAATATGATGAGCCCAACATTTATAGCCCAGCATTTGCACAGACTATTTGGAAACCAAACTATCACGACAAGCTTTTAAGAGAAATTGCAAATGACAATACAAGAGCATTTTTCGTTTCATTTGACAAGAACATAATTGTTGCTCCTTATGACGGAGGCGTGGACTTTATATTGAAAGACAATCAAACGAGAGATAACTATAAGGAGAAATATAAACAATGGCTTTCAGAACGAGAAGACGGATTATGA
- a CDS encoding NAD(P)/FAD-dependent oxidoreductase yields MSNTFFDYIIVGQGLAGTTLAHLLLDEGKKILVLDDAPEQSSSLVAGGLYNPLTGQRITKTWFADEMFPLIEPFYQDLEQKLQAKLLHQLPIYRPFLSEAASQLAYTRLQPADIAQYIAPEPDHAHFGQWISNEWGGFVTKHCGYVDMATLILESRRYFEQKQCFQQEFFDFEKLELTDNQVQYKDWRAEKIIFCEGYHTQQNNPFFKDLPFLPVKGELLYIEADLPQNIIWNNGEVFIAPLSNGTFRVGATYEWNFPHTQPTAAAREKLETGLNNLLKVPYKVVAHKAGIRPAIKGRRPVMGCHREQSNVLIFNALGTKGISHAPYWGKHFCQYLSENTPLHPEVNVQRF; encoded by the coding sequence ATGAGTAATACTTTTTTTGATTATATCATTGTAGGGCAAGGACTTGCAGGGACGACACTTGCGCATTTGTTGCTGGACGAAGGCAAAAAAATACTGGTGTTGGATGATGCGCCCGAACAGTCCTCGTCGTTGGTGGCGGGCGGCCTATACAATCCGCTGACTGGCCAACGCATTACCAAAACGTGGTTTGCCGATGAGATGTTTCCGCTCATTGAGCCATTTTATCAGGATTTGGAGCAAAAACTTCAGGCCAAATTACTGCATCAGTTGCCCATTTATAGGCCGTTTTTGAGCGAGGCGGCCAGCCAATTGGCTTACACACGTCTGCAACCCGCCGACATCGCTCAATACATTGCCCCCGAACCTGACCACGCGCATTTTGGCCAATGGATTAGCAACGAATGGGGCGGCTTTGTTACCAAACATTGCGGCTACGTGGACATGGCTACGCTGATACTGGAAAGCAGACGTTATTTTGAGCAAAAACAATGTTTTCAGCAAGAATTTTTTGATTTTGAAAAATTAGAACTCACTGACAACCAAGTTCAATACAAAGATTGGCGAGCGGAGAAAATTATTTTTTGCGAAGGCTACCACACCCAACAGAACAACCCATTTTTTAAGGATTTGCCCTTTTTGCCCGTGAAAGGCGAGCTGTTGTACATCGAAGCGGATTTGCCCCAAAATATCATTTGGAACAACGGCGAAGTGTTCATTGCGCCACTAAGCAACGGAACTTTTCGGGTAGGAGCTACTTACGAATGGAATTTTCCGCACACACAACCCACAGCCGCCGCCCGCGAAAAGTTGGAAACAGGCTTGAATAATTTGCTGAAAGTACCTTATAAAGTGGTGGCGCATAAGGCAGGTATTCGGCCAGCTATCAAAGGCCGCCGCCCCGTGATGGGCTGCCACCGCGAGCAATCCAATGTACTTATTTTTAATGCGTTAGGCACAAAAGGCATTTCGCATGCGCCTTATTGGGGCAAACATTTTTGTCAATATTTATCCGAAAACACACCGCTACACCCCGAAGTAAACGTACAGCGTTTCTAA
- a CDS encoding sugar transferase — protein MYVHFFKPLLDKIATLLGLLLLGWLLVIVAVIVWLRMGKPVFFLQKRTAQHGRIFVLYKFRTMLPDGQSITALGHFLRRTNLDELPQLLNVLKGDISLVGPRPLLPEYTAHYTPKQAQRLRVAQGLTGLAQLKGYTQPLTWAQKLEYDAQYANTQTFLLDLRILVLTAWAVFFKKRLNHSDLSRFDAQNPQP, from the coding sequence ATGTATGTACATTTTTTCAAACCGTTGCTTGATAAAATAGCGACCTTGTTGGGGCTGTTATTGCTGGGTTGGTTGCTGGTGATAGTGGCCGTAATTGTTTGGCTTAGAATGGGTAAACCTGTTTTTTTCTTACAAAAACGCACCGCCCAACACGGACGTATTTTTGTATTGTATAAATTCCGAACCATGCTGCCCGACGGGCAAAGCATTACGGCATTAGGCCACTTTTTGCGCCGCACCAATTTAGACGAGCTGCCGCAATTGCTCAACGTCCTGAAAGGCGATATTAGTTTGGTCGGGCCGCGTCCGTTGCTGCCCGAATACACGGCACACTACACGCCCAAGCAAGCCCAACGCCTTCGCGTGGCGCAGGGACTTACGGGACTTGCTCAACTCAAAGGCTACACGCAGCCGCTCACGTGGGCGCAAAAACTCGAATACGACGCGCAGTATGCCAACACCCAAACATTTTTGCTGGATTTGCGGATTTTGGTGCTTACGGCGTGGGCGGTTTTCTTTAAAAAACGCTTAAATCATAGCGACCTTTCGCGATTTGATGCACAAAATCCGCAGCCATAA
- a CDS encoding HamA C-terminal domain-containing protein, with translation MQMLAATVSKHPEITSKQMTFEILVKDIFDNAKLDNTLTPTDNKFVLGLLNDFENGSWRFDKFQNYIWDNIKETALSHSERKALIDKGEGSVLTQAAKKLRLVEGEKAFGRGSEIAEIVLYGIMKDYYSALPIVPKIFYKQNVKDEAKGSDSVHIVVESDDKFSLWFGESKFYSSIEDARLDKIVESVNDSISLDKIKKENSIITNLSDINDFDKVSPELRAKIKVSLSQEESIDNLKPILNIPILLLYECKQTKSQTTLTDEYKNDIINTYKDRATAYFKKQIEKCKGIHLYEKINFHIILFPVADKKKIVDTFILKAKAHRE, from the coding sequence ATGCAGATGTTAGCGGCAACTGTAAGCAAACACCCCGAAATAACAAGCAAACAAATGACATTTGAAATTTTAGTTAAAGACATATTTGATAACGCAAAATTAGACAATACCCTAACACCAACGGACAATAAATTTGTTCTTGGGTTATTGAACGACTTTGAAAATGGCAGTTGGAGGTTTGACAAATTTCAAAACTACATTTGGGATAACATAAAAGAAACAGCTTTAAGTCATAGTGAAAGAAAAGCTCTAATTGACAAAGGAGAAGGTTCTGTTTTAACCCAAGCAGCTAAAAAATTAAGATTGGTTGAAGGCGAAAAAGCTTTCGGACGTGGTAGTGAAATAGCCGAAATTGTTCTTTATGGAATAATGAAAGATTATTATTCAGCCTTGCCTATTGTCCCTAAGATTTTTTACAAGCAAAACGTAAAAGACGAAGCAAAAGGTTCAGACAGCGTTCATATAGTTGTTGAGTCTGATGACAAATTTTCATTGTGGTTTGGCGAATCAAAATTTTACAGCAGTATCGAGGATGCACGACTTGATAAAATTGTAGAATCAGTTAATGACTCTATTAGTTTAGACAAAATAAAAAAGGAAAACAGCATTATCACTAATCTTAGCGACATCAATGACTTTGACAAGGTTTCACCTGAATTAAGAGCAAAAATTAAGGTAAGTTTATCCCAAGAGGAGAGTATTGATAATCTAAAACCAATTTTAAATATCCCAATTTTACTTTTATACGAATGTAAACAAACCAAAAGCCAAACAACATTAACAGATGAATACAAAAATGATATAATCAACACATACAAAGACAGAGCAACTGCATATTTTAAAAAGCAAATTGAAAAATGTAAAGGCATTCATCTATATGAGAAAATAAACTTTCATATCATTTTATTTCCCGTTGCTGACAAAAAGAAAATTGTAGATACTTTTATTTTAAAAGCTAAAGCCCACCGTGAATAA
- a CDS encoding DUF6132 family protein produces the protein MNKYFIIGLGVGLGLLGGYAYWNFVGCASGTCPITSKPLNSTLYGGLLGYLFVNAFVSFKQK, from the coding sequence ATGAATAAATACTTCATCATTGGGCTTGGCGTTGGGTTGGGACTGCTCGGCGGCTATGCGTATTGGAATTTTGTAGGCTGTGCATCAGGCACTTGCCCTATTACTTCCAAACCCCTGAACAGCACGTTGTACGGCGGTTTGCTCGGTTATTTGTTCGTAAACGCCTTTGTGAGTTTCAAACAAAAATAA
- a CDS encoding DEAD/DEAH box helicase, whose product MENTVFEHCQTINGLLIANKENDARQELIKLLDFHEEHKIEYTPLVNHLIRETGLFPYLEPETSNWEERFIYEAFKVDVGEEIPLTLHREQSFLLKRLLEGNNIAVSAPTSFGKSFVIDAFIKIKKPKNVLIIVPTIALTDETRRRLYKKFASEYKIITTTEVEPAEKNIFIFPQERAINYVDKIKELDILIIDEFYKASSKFDSDRSPTLIKAILKLGKVAKQRYFLAPNISNLGQNPFTEGMEFFPLDFNTVYLEKFEYFNQINNDDSIKSKFLLEILESKQTKTLVYAGTYTNIESVSTLLLSSIQEKDRKLLNDFSGWLSENYDFNWSLTKLVKRGAGIHNGRLHRSLSQIQVKLFEEKQGLDTIVSTSSIIEGVNTSAENVIIWANRSGKGRARLNDFTYRNIMGRGGRMFRHFIGKIYILDKPPTEEKTQLDIPFPEQILGDLDEKTFVNDLTKEQVAKIILYKEEMAEIVGQGTLERLQAENIFQSSDAELIKKIAYDMKFNPNEWNGLGYLNSMYPSNWDRMLYKIIKLQPSGWESEYKPFVEFVKILRNNWFKSIPQMLKELEQYEIGVDDFFKLERKVTFKLASLLSDVNILQKELLKDKNYDISSFVSLASHAFLPSVVYQLEEFGMPRMISKKMHEYKLINFYDKELDIHGALNLFNEIGINLVFDKVPLTDFDKYILEYFYDGIKTNE is encoded by the coding sequence ATGGAAAATACAGTATTTGAACATTGTCAAACCATAAACGGCTTGTTGATTGCGAATAAAGAAAACGATGCAAGGCAAGAGCTTATAAAATTACTTGACTTCCACGAGGAGCATAAAATTGAATACACACCACTTGTAAATCACTTAATCCGTGAAACAGGTCTTTTCCCATACCTTGAACCCGAAACTTCTAATTGGGAAGAAAGATTTATTTATGAAGCATTTAAGGTTGATGTAGGAGAAGAAATTCCTCTAACTCTTCATCGTGAACAATCCTTTCTACTCAAACGTCTTTTAGAGGGAAACAACATAGCGGTAAGTGCACCAACAAGTTTTGGAAAAAGTTTTGTAATTGATGCTTTCATCAAAATCAAAAAGCCTAAAAATGTTTTGATTATCGTTCCAACTATTGCATTGACTGACGAAACAAGAAGAAGATTGTATAAAAAATTTGCTTCTGAATACAAGATTATAACAACAACAGAAGTAGAACCTGCCGAAAAAAACATTTTTATATTTCCACAAGAAAGAGCCATCAATTATGTAGATAAAATAAAAGAACTTGACATTTTAATCATTGATGAATTTTACAAAGCAAGTTCAAAATTTGATTCAGACCGTTCACCTACTTTAATAAAAGCTATTCTTAAACTTGGGAAAGTCGCAAAGCAAAGATATTTTTTAGCACCGAACATTAGCAATCTAGGACAGAATCCATTTACAGAAGGGATGGAGTTTTTTCCACTAGACTTCAATACAGTGTATCTTGAGAAATTTGAGTATTTCAATCAAATAAACAATGATGATAGTATTAAAAGTAAATTCCTTTTAGAAATTCTTGAAAGCAAACAAACGAAAACGCTTGTTTATGCAGGAACGTACACAAATATTGAAAGCGTTTCTACATTGCTTCTTTCAAGTATTCAAGAAAAAGATAGAAAATTATTAAATGATTTTTCAGGTTGGCTAAGTGAAAATTATGATTTCAATTGGTCTTTAACAAAACTAGTTAAAAGAGGTGCAGGAATACACAACGGAAGACTACATCGTTCATTGAGTCAAATACAAGTAAAATTATTTGAGGAAAAACAAGGGCTTGACACAATAGTTTCGACTTCTTCAATTATTGAAGGAGTTAACACATCTGCCGAAAATGTAATTATTTGGGCTAATAGAAGTGGAAAAGGTCGAGCAAGACTTAATGATTTTACTTACAGAAATATTATGGGGCGTGGGGGTAGAATGTTTCGTCATTTCATTGGCAAAATTTACATTCTTGACAAACCACCAACAGAAGAAAAAACACAACTTGACATTCCTTTTCCAGAACAAATTTTAGGAGACCTAGATGAAAAGACATTTGTGAACGATTTAACTAAAGAACAAGTAGCTAAAATTATTTTATACAAAGAAGAAATGGCAGAAATTGTCGGACAAGGAACACTTGAAAGACTACAAGCCGAAAATATTTTCCAATCTAGCGATGCAGAACTTATAAAAAAGATAGCTTATGATATGAAATTCAATCCCAATGAATGGAATGGTTTAGGTTATTTAAACTCTATGTACCCATCAAATTGGGATAGAATGTTGTATAAAATAATAAAACTACAACCAAGTGGTTGGGAATCGGAGTATAAGCCTTTTGTTGAATTTGTAAAAATATTGCGAAACAATTGGTTTAAATCTATACCTCAAATGCTAAAAGAACTAGAACAATATGAAATTGGTGTAGATGATTTTTTCAAACTTGAAAGGAAAGTAACATTTAAACTTGCATCACTTTTAAGTGATGTAAATATTCTTCAAAAAGAGTTATTAAAAGACAAAAACTATGATATTTCAAGTTTTGTATCATTAGCATCACATGCATTTTTACCTTCTGTTGTTTATCAACTTGAAGAATTTGGAATGCCAAGAATGATTTCAAAAAAAATGCATGAATATAAACTAATCAACTTCTATGACAAAGAGTTGGACATCCACGGTGCATTAAATTTATTTAATGAAATAGGAATAAATTTAGTATTTGATAAAGTTCCTCTTACAGACTTTGATAAGTACATCTTAGAATATTTTTATGACGGAATTAAAACAAACGAATAA
- a CDS encoding NAD(P)/FAD-dependent oxidoreductase — MYQTIDLVLPPEIALENDALEQYIFRKLGISATEPSAVVRVTKRSIDARSRQLKVNISAEVFVNEKVTPRISYRLEDLPFVGNRPQAIVVGAGPAGLFAALRLVELGIKPIVLERGKDVRSRRRDLAAINQAQIVNPESNYCFGEGGAGTYSDGKLYTRSKKRGDIRRVLEIFVAHGASENILIEAHPHIGTNKLPNIVAALRESIIKAGGEVHFDTKVTDFEVDNNQLRGVATADGKRFEGIGVILATGHSARDIFELLDQKSILIEAKPYAMGVRIEHQQSLIDTLQYHRPERGKYLPAASYSLVTQVKYKGEDKGVFSFCMCPGGFIVPAATAQGEVVVNGMSPSRRDSKYANSGIVVSVDEKDWAKYLDLGALAGLELQKEMEQRACRIAGNTQQAPAQLMQDFVSGKVSKSLLETSYQPGLVSVDMREVLTEPIGYRLQHGFKAFGEKMRGYLTNNAQIVGVESRTSSPVRIPRDRDSLEHPETKRLYPCGEGAGYAGGIMSAAMDGERCAEQLALRYGGSNA; from the coding sequence ATGTACCAGACCATAGATTTAGTATTGCCGCCCGAAATCGCCTTAGAAAACGATGCGCTGGAGCAATACATTTTCCGCAAATTGGGTATTTCGGCCACCGAACCCAGTGCCGTTGTGCGCGTAACCAAACGCTCCATTGATGCCCGTAGCCGACAACTCAAAGTAAATATTTCGGCAGAAGTATTTGTAAACGAGAAAGTTACGCCACGCATCAGTTACCGCCTCGAAGATTTGCCGTTTGTGGGCAATCGTCCGCAAGCCATTGTGGTCGGGGCTGGCCCTGCGGGACTTTTTGCGGCGTTGCGGCTGGTGGAACTGGGCATCAAACCCATCGTGTTGGAGCGCGGCAAGGACGTGCGCAGCCGTCGGCGCGATTTGGCGGCCATCAATCAGGCGCAAATCGTGAATCCTGAGTCCAATTATTGCTTTGGTGAGGGCGGCGCAGGCACGTACTCGGACGGAAAATTGTACACTCGTTCCAAGAAACGCGGTGATATTCGGCGCGTGCTGGAAATTTTTGTGGCGCACGGCGCGAGCGAAAACATTTTGATAGAAGCACACCCGCACATCGGTACAAACAAGCTGCCTAACATCGTGGCGGCCTTGCGCGAGAGCATTATTAAGGCAGGCGGCGAAGTGCATTTTGATACAAAAGTTACTGATTTTGAGGTAGATAACAACCAATTGCGCGGCGTGGCCACTGCCGACGGAAAGCGTTTTGAGGGCATCGGGGTCATCTTGGCCACAGGCCATTCGGCGCGTGATATTTTTGAATTATTAGACCAAAAGTCTATTCTAATAGAGGCCAAACCCTACGCGATGGGCGTGCGCATTGAGCACCAACAATCGCTTATCGACACGCTGCAATACCATAGGCCAGAGCGCGGCAAATACCTGCCTGCGGCCTCGTACAGCCTCGTAACACAGGTAAAGTACAAAGGTGAAGATAAAGGAGTTTTCTCGTTTTGTATGTGCCCTGGGGGGTTTATCGTGCCTGCGGCCACGGCACAAGGCGAAGTAGTCGTGAACGGAATGTCGCCATCGCGCCGCGATTCTAAGTACGCCAACTCAGGAATTGTGGTGTCTGTGGACGAAAAAGACTGGGCTAAGTATCTGGATTTGGGAGCATTAGCGGGTTTGGAACTACAAAAAGAAATGGAACAACGCGCCTGCCGCATCGCGGGCAACACGCAACAAGCTCCCGCCCAACTCATGCAGGATTTTGTGAGCGGAAAGGTTTCTAAAAGCCTCTTGGAAACGTCCTATCAACCGGGGTTGGTATCGGTGGATATGCGCGAGGTGCTTACCGAACCCATCGGCTACCGTTTGCAACACGGCTTTAAGGCTTTTGGGGAAAAAATGCGCGGCTACCTGACCAATAACGCGCAAATTGTGGGCGTGGAAAGTCGTACCTCCTCCCCTGTCAGGATTCCGCGCGACCGCGACAGCCTCGAACACCCCGAAACCAAACGCCTCTACCCTTGCGGCGAAGGCGCAGGCTACGCGGGCGGCATTATGTCGGCGGCCATGGACGGCGAAAGATGCGCCGAACAATTGGCCTTGCGTTATGGCGGAAGCAATGCGTAA
- a CDS encoding GNAT family N-acetyltransferase, with the protein MQEQDEFQETKDIQIVAYEAKYQSAFKSLNVEWISQYFEMEEADYKALDNTEEHILNKGGKVFVALYEGEPVGVCALIKMNDSVYDFELAKMAVSPKAQGKKIGWLLGQQAVRTAKELGASWLYLEGNTLLKASINLYYKLGFREIKERSSPYKRVNIQMELALK; encoded by the coding sequence ATGCAAGAACAAGACGAATTTCAGGAAACCAAAGACATACAAATTGTAGCGTATGAGGCCAAGTATCAATCGGCCTTCAAATCGCTGAATGTGGAATGGATTTCGCAATATTTTGAGATGGAAGAAGCCGATTACAAAGCCTTAGACAACACCGAAGAACATATTCTCAACAAAGGCGGAAAAGTTTTTGTGGCACTCTACGAAGGCGAACCCGTTGGCGTTTGTGCGCTTATCAAAATGAACGATTCTGTGTATGATTTTGAATTGGCGAAAATGGCTGTTTCGCCCAAAGCGCAAGGCAAAAAAATAGGTTGGTTGTTGGGGCAGCAAGCCGTCAGGACGGCCAAAGAACTGGGTGCTTCGTGGCTTTATTTGGAAGGAAATACGCTGCTGAAGGCCTCCATTAATTTGTATTATAAACTCGGATTTCGGGAGATAAAAGAACGTTCGTCGCCTTACAAACGGGTCAATATTCAGATGGAATTGGCTTTGAAATAG